A genomic window from Streptomyces broussonetiae includes:
- a CDS encoding GNAT family N-acetyltransferase: MTVIVRDLRPGDRSDVESFARVRHLALPYILWTPDAILHHVTRTSPEARFRSLVAEEDGETIGTAQVSLAHDSPEPGQGLLNIYVHPERTGRGAGGRLVRAAEEHLSAHGATKLFAWLLDEPANRAFAERRGYRAGRTAHFLRLDLAEAALPPLPAPPAGVDVRTAADFLADPRPLFQLDAETHADEPSDVDHEFTDYEAWVEETWQHPLLDRDLTTVVVADGRPAAFSVAFTDGGSRYATAMTGTARAYRGRGLARLAKTYALHRARAAGCTQALTGNDSGNGPMLAINRSLGYEICATEVRYVRELG, from the coding sequence ATGACAGTCATCGTGCGCGACCTGCGCCCCGGCGACCGGTCCGACGTCGAGTCCTTCGCACGGGTGCGGCATCTCGCCCTGCCCTACATCCTGTGGACCCCGGACGCCATCCTCCACCACGTCACCCGCACTTCCCCCGAGGCCCGGTTCAGGTCCCTGGTCGCGGAGGAGGACGGCGAGACGATCGGCACCGCCCAGGTCTCGCTCGCGCATGACAGCCCGGAGCCGGGCCAGGGGCTGCTCAACATCTATGTGCACCCGGAGCGTACCGGGCGCGGCGCGGGCGGGCGGCTGGTCCGCGCGGCCGAGGAGCACCTGTCCGCACACGGGGCGACGAAGCTGTTCGCCTGGCTCCTGGACGAGCCGGCCAACCGGGCCTTCGCCGAACGGCGCGGCTACCGGGCCGGGCGGACCGCGCACTTCCTGCGCCTGGACCTGGCCGAGGCCGCTCTGCCGCCGCTGCCCGCTCCCCCGGCAGGCGTCGACGTGCGCACGGCCGCCGACTTCCTGGCCGACCCGCGCCCGTTGTTCCAGCTGGACGCGGAGACACATGCCGACGAACCGAGCGACGTGGACCACGAGTTCACCGACTACGAGGCCTGGGTCGAGGAGACCTGGCAGCACCCGCTGCTCGACCGCGACCTGACCACCGTCGTGGTGGCCGACGGCCGGCCCGCAGCATTCAGCGTGGCGTTCACCGACGGCGGTTCCCGGTACGCCACGGCCATGACCGGTACCGCCCGCGCCTACCGCGGACGCGGTCTGGCCAGGCTTGCCAAGACCTACGCGCTGCACCGCGCCCGCGCCGCCGGCTGCACACAGGCGCTCACGGGCAACGACTCCGGCAACGGTCCGATGCTCGCGATCAACAGGTCCCTGGGTTACGAAATCTGCGCGACGGAGGTCCGTTATGTCCGCGAACTCGGCTGA
- a CDS encoding polysaccharide deacetylase family protein — translation MNDAAVPILMYHSVAAAPNDATRALSVAPEAFAEQMALIGDLGLTPLSTAELAQRWRGGRPLPARPVLITFDDGYEGVHRHALPVLAKHGFPATLFVSTGWIRGSYDTGGGLDAMLDWPQVRDLAAAGVEIGGHSHTHPQLDQLGDDALHGELDRCTEILDDELGARPASFAYPYGYSSRRVRRAVRASGYAQALAVGNALARRRQGPYALERVTVRRTTGAEEFERLLQGRAVARTFAGDRALTKGYALVRRARQLHQVRRKASRSRV, via the coding sequence ATGAATGACGCTGCCGTGCCCATACTCATGTACCACTCCGTCGCCGCCGCCCCCAACGACGCCACCCGTGCCCTGTCCGTCGCGCCTGAGGCGTTCGCCGAGCAGATGGCGCTCATCGGCGACCTGGGCCTGACCCCGCTCAGCACCGCCGAACTGGCGCAGCGCTGGCGCGGTGGCCGCCCACTGCCCGCCCGGCCGGTGCTGATCACCTTCGACGACGGCTACGAGGGCGTGCACCGGCACGCCCTGCCCGTGCTCGCCAAGCACGGCTTCCCGGCCACGCTGTTCGTCTCCACCGGCTGGATCAGGGGCAGCTACGACACCGGAGGCGGCCTGGACGCCATGCTCGACTGGCCACAGGTGCGCGACCTGGCCGCCGCCGGGGTCGAGATCGGCGGGCACAGCCACACCCACCCGCAGCTCGACCAGCTCGGCGACGACGCGCTGCACGGCGAGCTGGACCGCTGCACCGAGATCCTGGACGACGAACTCGGGGCCCGGCCCGCGTCGTTCGCCTACCCGTACGGCTACTCCAGCCGCCGGGTCCGCCGGGCCGTGCGGGCGAGCGGCTACGCCCAGGCGCTCGCCGTCGGCAACGCCCTCGCCCGCCGCCGCCAGGGGCCGTACGCGCTCGAGCGGGTCACGGTCCGGCGTACCACGGGTGCCGAGGAGTTCGAGCGGCTGCTCCAGGGCCGTGCCGTCGCCCGTACCTTCGCCGGGGACCGCGCCCTCACCAAGGGGTACGCCCTCGTCCGCAGAGCCCGTCAGCTTCACCAGGTCCGCCGGAAGGCCAGCCGTTCCCGTGTCTGA
- a CDS encoding class I SAM-dependent methyltransferase translates to MTHTDDHTDPPAAGEIDWDVEAAGFDDEPDHGLRDLEVRAAWAARLRSWLPEQPADVLDLGCGTGSLSLLAAEQGHRVTAVDASRAMADRARAKLAGRAAAVLWGDASAPPVGERSFDVVLVRHVLWTLPAPDRVLRHWRELLRPRGRFVLVEGVWGTLDPVGIPADRLTTLLAPLSADIRVERLSGDPLLWGRAVRDERYAVVADMGDLKD, encoded by the coding sequence ATGACGCACACGGACGACCACACGGACCCGCCGGCTGCCGGCGAGATCGACTGGGACGTCGAGGCCGCCGGTTTCGACGACGAGCCGGACCACGGCCTGCGCGACCTCGAGGTCCGCGCGGCGTGGGCGGCCAGACTGCGGAGCTGGCTGCCCGAGCAGCCCGCCGACGTCCTCGACCTCGGCTGCGGCACCGGCAGCCTCTCACTGCTCGCGGCCGAACAGGGACACCGGGTCACGGCCGTCGACGCGTCCCGGGCGATGGCCGACCGGGCCCGCGCCAAGCTCGCCGGTCGGGCCGCGGCGGTCCTGTGGGGGGACGCCTCGGCCCCGCCGGTGGGCGAGCGGAGCTTCGACGTCGTCCTGGTACGGCATGTGCTGTGGACGCTGCCCGCGCCGGACCGGGTGCTGCGGCACTGGCGGGAGCTGCTGCGGCCCCGCGGGCGGTTCGTGCTGGTCGAGGGGGTCTGGGGGACCCTCGACCCCGTCGGCATACCCGCCGACCGCCTCACCACCCTGCTCGCGCCGCTGAGCGCGGACATCCGCGTGGAGCGGCTCTCCGGCGACCCGCTGCTGTGGGGCAGAGCCGTGCGGGACGAGCGGTACGCGGTGGTGGCGGACATGGGTGACCTCAAGGACTGA
- a CDS encoding DUF5925 domain-containing protein: MSANPHDALPIRLHVDDSDSPSDVVDALFLGRFATGEQPYSHAVNIDRVRSGATLLPDGARVLRAARDDDRSATLAEGDGWTLLVSRWNRGADVTVTATSAELAKRILDQATDGAADEPEPQPENVTMGFWYVSPRRGPHRTTRQISAGTWDEVRSNYSAPVAGAMDRLMKTTPQDIAGRLLLLHGPPGTGKTSALRTLARSWRDWCQVDCVLDPERLFSDVGYLMDIAIGEEDSAGKGRWRLLLLEDCDELIRGEAKHTAGQALSRLLNLTDGLLGQGRNVLVGVTTNEDLERLHPAVVRPGRCLARIEVGPLSRQEAKDWLGSEAEIREDAVGREGATLAELYALRRGTAPTSVPGARDGADAGLYL; this comes from the coding sequence ATGTCTGCGAACCCACACGACGCTCTGCCGATCCGGCTCCACGTCGACGACTCCGACTCGCCGTCCGACGTCGTCGACGCGCTGTTCCTCGGCCGCTTCGCGACGGGCGAGCAGCCGTACTCCCACGCGGTGAACATCGACCGCGTCCGCTCCGGCGCCACCCTGCTGCCCGACGGCGCCCGGGTGCTGCGCGCCGCCCGCGACGACGACCGCAGCGCGACCCTCGCCGAGGGCGACGGCTGGACGCTGCTGGTCTCCCGCTGGAACCGGGGCGCCGACGTCACGGTCACCGCGACCAGCGCCGAACTGGCGAAGCGGATCCTCGACCAGGCCACGGACGGCGCGGCCGACGAGCCCGAGCCACAGCCCGAGAACGTGACGATGGGCTTCTGGTACGTCTCCCCGCGGCGCGGCCCGCACCGCACCACCCGCCAGATCTCCGCGGGCACCTGGGACGAGGTCCGGTCCAACTACTCCGCGCCGGTGGCGGGCGCGATGGACCGTCTGATGAAGACGACCCCGCAGGACATCGCCGGCCGTCTCCTGCTGTTGCACGGCCCGCCCGGTACCGGCAAGACCTCCGCGCTGCGCACGCTGGCCCGCTCCTGGCGGGACTGGTGCCAGGTCGACTGCGTCCTGGACCCCGAGCGCCTCTTCTCCGACGTCGGCTATCTGATGGACATCGCGATCGGTGAGGAGGACAGCGCGGGCAAGGGCCGCTGGCGCCTGCTGCTCCTCGAGGACTGCGACGAGCTGATCCGCGGCGAGGCCAAGCACACGGCGGGCCAGGCCCTGTCCCGGCTGCTGAACCTCACCGACGGCCTGCTCGGCCAGGGCCGCAACGTGCTGGTCGGCGTCACCACCAACGAGGACCTGGAGCGTCTGCACCCGGCCGTGGTCCGACCGGGCCGCTGCCTCGCCCGGATCGAGGTGGGGCCGCTGAGCCGCCAGGAGGCGAAGGACTGGCTCGGCAGCGAGGCCGAGATCCGGGAGGACGCCGTCGGCCGTGAGGGCGCCACGCTGGCCGAGCTGTACGCGCTGCGCCGGGGTACGGCCCCGACCTCGGTGCCGGGGGCCCGGGACGGAGCGGACGCGGGGCTGTACCTGTAG
- a CDS encoding GntR family transcriptional regulator, translating to MSLKIRINDSAPPYEQVRAQISEQARSGALPVGHRLPTVRGLAESLGLAVNTVAKAYRALEADGVIETRGRNGTFVAAAGSAAEREAAAAAQAYADRVRRLGLAEGEALAAVRDALRAAYGQ from the coding sequence GTGAGCCTGAAGATCCGCATCAATGACAGCGCGCCCCCGTACGAGCAGGTCCGGGCGCAGATTTCCGAGCAGGCGCGCTCCGGGGCGCTGCCGGTGGGACACCGGCTGCCGACCGTGCGGGGGCTGGCCGAGTCCCTCGGACTCGCGGTGAACACGGTGGCCAAGGCGTACCGGGCGCTGGAGGCCGACGGGGTGATCGAGACACGGGGGCGCAACGGCACGTTCGTCGCTGCCGCCGGCTCGGCCGCGGAGCGGGAGGCAGCAGCCGCCGCGCAGGCCTATGCCGATCGGGTGCGGCGGTTGGGGCTGGCCGAGGGGGAGGCGCTGGCCGCCGTGCGGGACGCGCTGCGGGCGGCCTACGGGCAGTAG
- a CDS encoding DUF402 domain-containing protein, which produces MSANSAEPTARLEVVLVKAGRTKIRYPAELLHDDGTRIAVRAPWAGAGVRDFGFVRFEPGDVFTEYYWRDRWYAVKEVRAGDGTVKGWYCDITRPAVRTGAELVVEDLDLDLWRSADGRDVRRLDEDEFAAGGLAWTDPAAAAAAVAALDELEQLARTGGFAKLLT; this is translated from the coding sequence ATGTCCGCGAACTCGGCTGAGCCGACCGCCCGGTTGGAGGTCGTGCTGGTCAAGGCCGGGCGTACGAAGATCCGTTACCCGGCCGAACTGCTCCACGACGACGGCACCCGCATCGCCGTCCGCGCGCCGTGGGCGGGCGCCGGCGTCCGGGACTTCGGCTTCGTCCGCTTCGAGCCGGGTGACGTCTTCACCGAGTACTACTGGCGGGACCGCTGGTACGCGGTGAAGGAGGTCCGCGCCGGGGACGGCACGGTGAAGGGCTGGTACTGCGACATCACCCGCCCGGCGGTGCGCACCGGCGCCGAACTGGTCGTGGAGGACCTCGATCTGGACCTGTGGCGCTCCGCCGACGGCAGGGACGTACGACGGCTGGACGAGGACGAGTTCGCCGCCGGCGGGCTGGCGTGGACGGACCCCGCGGCCGCCGCCGCCGCCGTGGCCGCACTGGACGAACTGGAGCAGCTGGCCCGCACCGGCGGCTTCGCGAAGCTTCTGACCTGA
- a CDS encoding GH39 family glycosyl hydrolase, whose product MGRHGWESDTRRWRLTALLGVGAVALALVVTLLGTLSGGPGTAGTTRDGDKVHGTPANPGAKPEPYVGWGFTHTQYSADEGASAATARVARLLAQNRGLAQNQHIMGWGADNPEPVQGHYDFGALDRRVDFMRASGGTSVITLCCAPDWMKGGRAGAGNTNWSQAALETAPTPDHYQDFADLAATVARRYPDVQHFIVWNEFKGFWNDAGSRWDYEGYTKLYNLVYAALKKVDKDIMVGGPYLVMDSVDPRDQHVSGTLKGPWGAMDQRVLDAFSYWNAHKAGADFTVVDGSSYTNDDDLLPDEFAATDKLTAVSRWIRQQTHDLPLWWAEYYVEPGDGSGNRTGWSEPHRVAVQATGMIAMVRGGADSGFYWNPQEKTGTDCAGCLWTPTDSADGGRELPMYDLVSRFAKAFAPGTRYETVSVAPDDRADVRVLASGRTVLVVNTQNRTISAQVDGKRFDMGPYEVKWLAR is encoded by the coding sequence ATGGGACGTCATGGGTGGGAATCGGATACTCGGCGGTGGCGGCTCACCGCCCTGCTCGGTGTCGGCGCGGTCGCGCTGGCCCTGGTGGTGACCCTGCTCGGTACGCTGTCCGGCGGTCCCGGCACCGCCGGCACCACCCGCGACGGCGACAAGGTGCACGGCACCCCCGCGAACCCCGGCGCGAAGCCGGAACCGTACGTCGGCTGGGGCTTCACGCACACCCAGTACAGCGCCGACGAGGGCGCCTCCGCGGCCACCGCGCGCGTGGCGCGGTTGCTCGCGCAGAACCGCGGGCTGGCGCAGAACCAGCACATCATGGGCTGGGGCGCCGACAATCCCGAACCGGTCCAGGGGCACTACGACTTCGGCGCCCTGGACCGCCGTGTCGACTTCATGCGCGCCTCCGGCGGCACCTCGGTGATCACCCTGTGCTGCGCCCCGGACTGGATGAAGGGCGGCAGGGCCGGGGCCGGCAACACGAACTGGAGCCAGGCCGCCCTGGAGACCGCCCCCACCCCCGACCACTACCAGGACTTCGCCGACCTCGCCGCGACCGTCGCCCGGCGCTACCCGGACGTGCAGCACTTCATCGTCTGGAACGAGTTCAAGGGCTTCTGGAACGACGCCGGGTCCCGCTGGGACTACGAGGGTTACACCAAGCTGTACAACCTCGTGTACGCGGCACTGAAGAAGGTCGACAAGGACATCATGGTCGGCGGGCCCTACCTGGTCATGGACAGCGTCGACCCACGCGACCAGCACGTCTCCGGCACGCTCAAGGGCCCCTGGGGCGCCATGGACCAGCGGGTGCTGGACGCGTTCTCCTACTGGAACGCGCACAAGGCGGGAGCCGACTTCACCGTGGTCGACGGCTCCAGCTACACCAATGACGACGACCTGCTGCCCGACGAGTTCGCGGCCACCGACAAGTTGACGGCCGTCAGCCGGTGGATCCGGCAGCAGACCCACGACCTGCCCCTGTGGTGGGCCGAGTACTACGTCGAGCCCGGCGACGGCAGCGGCAACCGCACCGGCTGGAGCGAACCGCACCGTGTCGCCGTCCAGGCCACGGGCATGATCGCCATGGTCAGGGGCGGAGCCGACTCCGGCTTCTACTGGAACCCGCAGGAGAAGACCGGCACCGACTGCGCCGGCTGTCTGTGGACGCCGACCGACAGTGCCGACGGCGGCCGGGAGCTGCCCATGTACGACCTGGTGTCCCGGTTCGCGAAGGCGTTCGCGCCGGGGACGAGGTACGAGACGGTGTCCGTGGCCCCGGACGACCGGGCGGATGTCCGGGTCCTGGCGAGCGGCAGAACCGTTCTGGTGGTCAACACGCAGAACCGGACGATCAGCGCACAGGTCGACGGCAAGCGGTTCGACATGGGGCCGTACGAGGTGAAGTGGCTCGCTCGCTGA
- a CDS encoding lipopolysaccharide biosynthesis protein: protein MSDTTTTTEATTTDTAAPGRSGRRLRLPGTGRSSGGSPLFRNAYALMLNTGISAVLGLGFWLAAARYYSESAVGQGSAAIAAMKFLAGLTAVTLTGALARFIPVSGKRTGTLVFRTYAGSSLLVALAAAVFLLTLNTWGPSYRFLHGTLNGLGFVVAVVAWNLLTLQDGVLTGLRSATWVPVGNTVFSAVKLALLVALAVAVPTAGVFVSWVAAIATSVVPLGWLVFRRLVPRHVRATEGRAQPPTLKQVGRFLAGDYTGSLFSLAVIYLVPVIVAAQVSSAENAYFYIATTIGGTTDLLAINMGASLTVEGSHDPGRLAAHTRAALRRMARIMLPIAALLIIGAPWILGVFGAGYAQAATPLLRWLAVGSVLRVVIETYFAVLRARSRTAGLALFQGLLCALVLGLTLLLLPRTGLTGAGVAEAGSLAVIAAIAAPRLWRTLRTAPDAVPDTAAPDGDLADLGAREVPAAAVTPRRRSPAWALDSDTLALGIHVDFDHVERRPDVRPGPGTPPAGTPLPPRGLPVEEREPGGEASLGPAEAALLREAAAEVDAPFAAQELDASFVRADAPWAQAAPEPAVPNEAPAEEPPAPVPLRQRLLPTRSGVVLGCLLIAALLLYWVPALRLGEADLDRMGGLGLVSVLPLPTLAGAGLLVTVFAALLWLRREHRALLLLTLLATVVSLHALPAVIETEPRFPTAWQHLGFLDYIDRTGSAVPDLDARWSWPGFFAVAAFVGRACGLTDFTEVIRWWPTAIQLAYLAPMFLLTRSLRASWRAKWTGVWLFVLCGWVGQDYFSPQGFTYLLYLMFVAILLVWFRPPRVVWSRLRPGEAEVAPADRRQRSVLLLVLIGLYAASVPAHQLTPFVMLGVLTVLVLLGRSELRGLPLLFAVVVAVWVGFMAEPYWSGHFNDLFGGVGGIGSNVSTSVSGRIQGGSSTHKLVLYVRVLLAGSVLAFACWGWWRRRSNHYRERSLLVLTFVPFLGFGMQSYGGEMALRVFMFAVPGAALLGALALFPRAGATAKEREKDRLSLAPVAALLAGLLLMGGFLVARWGNETFERTRPGEVAAMNWVYAHDRPTLRLLWPTQDTVNDVTPAMPWGAKDMERVNYVPTLAPVDPVLVSGLVKALKDAGPNSYLMINRSQVTYLQLDAGYSPVWEKRLIENLDGRKELTKAYVNDDVTVYALRKRPAGAVPQPHPGPIGPQVTWTPWSVVGALAAAVLVLLLAAREVARVALRPGVRQLRLLQGTFWFALPLLAVVLASLVQRFLTMK, encoded by the coding sequence GTGTCTGACACGACCACCACCACCGAGGCCACGACGACCGACACCGCGGCGCCCGGCAGGTCCGGGCGCCGCCTGCGGCTGCCCGGGACGGGCCGGTCCTCCGGCGGCAGCCCCCTGTTCCGCAACGCCTACGCGCTGATGCTCAACACCGGCATCTCCGCCGTCCTGGGGCTCGGCTTCTGGCTGGCCGCGGCCCGCTACTACTCCGAGTCGGCGGTCGGGCAGGGCTCGGCCGCCATCGCCGCGATGAAGTTCCTCGCCGGACTGACCGCGGTCACCCTGACCGGCGCCCTGGCCCGTTTCATCCCGGTGTCCGGCAAACGCACCGGCACACTCGTCTTCCGTACCTACGCGGGCAGTTCCCTGCTGGTGGCGCTCGCGGCAGCGGTCTTCCTGCTGACCCTGAACACCTGGGGACCGTCCTACCGCTTCCTGCACGGCACCCTCAACGGTCTCGGCTTCGTCGTGGCCGTCGTCGCCTGGAACCTGCTCACCCTGCAGGACGGTGTGCTGACCGGGCTGCGCAGCGCGACCTGGGTACCGGTCGGCAACACCGTGTTCTCGGCCGTGAAGCTCGCCCTGCTCGTCGCCCTCGCCGTCGCCGTCCCGACCGCCGGTGTCTTCGTCTCCTGGGTGGCCGCGATCGCCACCTCGGTGGTGCCGCTGGGCTGGCTGGTGTTCCGGCGGCTGGTGCCCCGGCACGTCAGGGCGACCGAGGGCCGCGCGCAGCCGCCCACGCTGAAGCAGGTCGGCAGGTTCCTGGCCGGGGACTACACCGGCTCGCTGTTCTCGCTCGCGGTGATCTACCTCGTTCCGGTGATCGTCGCCGCGCAGGTCAGCTCCGCAGAGAACGCGTACTTCTACATCGCCACCACCATCGGCGGTACGACCGACCTCCTCGCCATCAACATGGGCGCGTCCCTCACGGTCGAGGGCTCGCACGACCCCGGACGCCTGGCCGCCCACACCCGCGCCGCGCTGCGCCGGATGGCCCGGATCATGCTGCCGATCGCGGCCCTGCTGATCATCGGCGCGCCCTGGATCCTGGGTGTGTTCGGCGCGGGCTATGCGCAGGCGGCGACGCCGCTGCTGCGCTGGCTGGCGGTCGGTTCGGTGCTGCGGGTCGTGATCGAGACGTACTTCGCGGTACTGCGCGCGCGCAGCCGCACCGCCGGACTCGCCCTGTTCCAGGGCCTGTTGTGCGCACTGGTGCTGGGCCTGACCCTGCTGCTGCTGCCGCGGACGGGGCTGACCGGCGCGGGCGTCGCCGAGGCCGGCAGTCTCGCGGTGATCGCCGCGATCGCCGCGCCGCGGCTGTGGAGGACGCTGCGGACCGCGCCCGACGCCGTGCCCGACACGGCGGCACCCGACGGGGACCTCGCCGACCTGGGGGCCCGTGAGGTTCCGGCCGCCGCTGTGACGCCTCGTCGGCGCAGCCCGGCCTGGGCGCTGGACTCCGACACCCTCGCTCTCGGCATCCACGTCGACTTCGACCATGTGGAGCGCCGCCCGGACGTCCGCCCGGGACCCGGCACTCCGCCCGCCGGTACGCCGCTGCCGCCACGCGGCCTCCCCGTCGAAGAACGGGAACCGGGCGGCGAGGCCTCCCTCGGCCCGGCCGAGGCGGCACTGCTGCGGGAGGCGGCGGCCGAGGTCGACGCGCCGTTCGCGGCGCAGGAGCTGGACGCGTCCTTCGTACGGGCCGACGCGCCCTGGGCGCAGGCCGCCCCGGAGCCCGCCGTGCCGAACGAGGCCCCGGCCGAGGAGCCGCCGGCCCCTGTGCCGCTGCGCCAACGGCTGCTGCCCACCCGTTCCGGCGTCGTCCTCGGCTGTCTGCTGATCGCCGCGCTGCTGCTGTACTGGGTGCCCGCGCTGCGGCTCGGCGAGGCCGACCTGGACCGGATGGGCGGGCTCGGCCTGGTCTCCGTACTGCCGTTGCCGACCCTGGCCGGGGCCGGGCTGCTGGTCACGGTCTTCGCCGCGCTGCTGTGGCTGCGCCGCGAGCACCGGGCGCTGCTGCTGCTCACCCTGCTCGCGACCGTGGTGTCCCTGCACGCGCTGCCCGCCGTGATCGAGACCGAGCCGCGGTTCCCGACGGCCTGGCAGCATCTGGGCTTTCTCGACTACATCGACCGCACCGGCTCCGCCGTACCGGACCTGGACGCCCGCTGGAGCTGGCCCGGTTTCTTCGCGGTGGCCGCGTTCGTCGGCCGGGCCTGCGGGCTCACCGACTTCACCGAGGTCATCCGCTGGTGGCCGACGGCCATCCAACTCGCCTACCTGGCACCGATGTTCCTGCTCACCCGCTCACTGCGGGCGAGCTGGCGGGCGAAGTGGACCGGCGTCTGGCTGTTCGTGCTGTGCGGCTGGGTCGGCCAGGACTACTTCTCACCACAGGGCTTCACCTACCTGCTGTACCTGATGTTCGTGGCGATCCTGCTGGTCTGGTTCCGCCCGCCGCGGGTGGTCTGGTCGCGGCTGCGTCCGGGCGAGGCCGAGGTGGCTCCGGCCGACCGGCGGCAGCGGTCCGTCCTGCTGCTGGTGTTGATCGGCCTGTACGCGGCGAGCGTGCCCGCGCACCAGCTCACCCCGTTCGTCATGCTCGGTGTGCTCACGGTCCTCGTCCTGCTCGGCCGGTCCGAACTGCGCGGCCTGCCCCTGCTGTTCGCCGTCGTGGTCGCGGTGTGGGTCGGGTTCATGGCCGAGCCGTACTGGTCCGGGCACTTCAACGACCTGTTCGGCGGGGTCGGTGGCATCGGCAGCAATGTCTCGACGTCCGTCTCCGGCCGGATCCAGGGCGGCAGTTCCACGCACAAGCTGGTGCTGTACGTCCGTGTGCTGCTGGCCGGCTCGGTGCTGGCGTTCGCCTGCTGGGGCTGGTGGCGCCGGCGCTCGAACCACTACCGCGAACGCTCGCTGCTGGTGCTGACCTTCGTGCCGTTCCTGGGCTTCGGCATGCAGTCGTACGGCGGTGAGATGGCGCTGCGCGTCTTCATGTTCGCGGTGCCGGGCGCGGCCCTGCTCGGCGCCCTCGCCCTCTTCCCGCGCGCCGGCGCCACCGCGAAGGAACGCGAGAAGGACCGGCTGAGCCTCGCCCCGGTGGCCGCACTGCTCGCGGGGCTGCTGCTGATGGGCGGCTTCCTGGTGGCCCGCTGGGGCAACGAGACGTTCGAGCGGACCCGGCCCGGCGAGGTCGCGGCGATGAACTGGGTGTACGCCCACGACAGGCCGACGCTGCGGCTGCTGTGGCCGACCCAGGACACGGTCAACGACGTGACCCCGGCGATGCCGTGGGGCGCGAAGGACATGGAGCGGGTGAACTATGTGCCGACCCTGGCGCCGGTCGACCCGGTGCTGGTGTCGGGCCTGGTCAAGGCGCTCAAGGACGCCGGCCCGAACTCGTATCTGATGATCAACCGCAGTCAGGTGACCTATCTGCAGCTGGACGCGGGCTACTCCCCGGTCTGGGAGAAGCGGCTGATCGAGAATCTGGACGGCCGGAAGGAGCTGACGAAGGCCTACGTCAACGACGACGTCACCGTGTACGCGTTGCGCAAGCGGCCGGCGGGCGCGGTGCCGCAGCCGCACCCCGGGCCGATCGGGCCGCAGGTGACCTGGACTCCGTGGTCGGTGGTCGGCGCGCTGGCCGCCGCCGTCCTGGTCCTGCTGCTGGCCGCCCGGGAGGTCGCCCGGGTCGCCCTGCGGCCCGGGGTGCGTCAACTGCGCCTGCTGCAGGGCACGTTCTGGTTCGCACTGCCGCTGCTGGCGGTGGTGCTGGCCTCGCTGGTGCAGCGGTTCCTGACAATGAAGTGA
- a CDS encoding DUF72 domain-containing protein → MTLFVGTSGWQYKDWRDRVYPAGVPARLWLEEYTRLFATVEINNAFYRLPSRENFEAWRERVPEDFVVAVKASRYLTHIKRLKEPAEPVGRLMSHAAGLGDRLGPVLLQLPPTLRADPALLDACLACFPSGTRVAVEPRHDSWWTSEVRAVLSARGAALCWADVLARPVTPLWRTTDWGYVRFHEGRATPWPRYGTRSLETWVDRIATTWADAYDVYAYFNNDPGGAAVEDAVTFGRAAQRAGRTVTRVPEPAKHR, encoded by the coding sequence GTGACCTTGTTCGTCGGCACCTCCGGGTGGCAGTACAAGGACTGGCGGGACCGCGTCTATCCGGCCGGGGTCCCGGCACGGCTGTGGCTGGAGGAGTACACGCGCCTCTTCGCGACGGTGGAGATCAACAACGCGTTCTACCGCCTGCCGTCCCGCGAGAACTTCGAAGCGTGGCGGGAGCGCGTCCCGGAGGACTTCGTCGTCGCGGTCAAGGCCAGCCGCTATCTGACCCACATCAAGCGCCTGAAGGAGCCTGCCGAACCGGTCGGGCGCCTGATGTCCCATGCCGCGGGCCTCGGCGACCGCCTGGGCCCGGTCCTGCTCCAGCTCCCTCCGACCCTGCGCGCCGATCCGGCCCTGCTGGACGCCTGTCTGGCCTGCTTCCCGTCCGGTACGAGGGTCGCGGTCGAGCCGCGCCACGACTCCTGGTGGACATCCGAGGTGCGCGCGGTGCTGTCGGCCCGGGGCGCGGCCCTGTGCTGGGCCGACGTCCTGGCCCGCCCGGTCACCCCGCTGTGGCGCACCACCGACTGGGGCTACGTCCGCTTCCACGAGGGCCGGGCCACCCCCTGGCCGCGCTACGGCACACGGTCCCTGGAGACCTGGGTGGACCGCATCGCCACGACCTGGGCCGACGCGTATGACGTGTACGCCTACTTCAACAACGATCCCGGCGGGGCGGCGGTGGAGGACGCGGTGACGTTCGGGAGGGCGGCACAGCGGGCGGGCCGGACGGTGACACGGGTACCGGAGCCGGCGAAGCACCGGTGA